In Granulicatella elegans, one genomic interval encodes:
- a CDS encoding phosphotransferase — protein MNVQKLDILNAIRKNPNVNQREIANQSGYSLGFVNRVVKELQEEKWLFSTGELSEKAKTFIKENQPKRAVILAAGFGMRMVPINTEIPKGLMEVKGEVLIERMIRHLHEVGITDIQVVVGFMKEKYEYLIDEFQVKLVVNSEYQVKNNLHSLSKVKSSLDKTYIIPCDIWSEENPFSDFEPYSWYMVSDAMSADSTVRVNRKRELVMIDETEEGNQMIGLSYLMGEEATLVQEKLQEFSKKASYDHEFWECTLQNKNKWLIPSKVVNSKQLIEINTYEQLREIDENSANLQTDAISIIQDCFNVKVDEIKNITVLKKGMTNRSFLFECQNQKYIMRIPGEGTDHLINRKEEADVYQALENRQICDDVLYMNPDNGYKITAYLEDATNCDAENWNEVEACMIKLREFHELNLTVNHRFDIFGQIDFYESLWNGEKSYFKDYEKTKAAIFELKKWIDTLEKKETLVHIDAVPDNFLFTKDGIRIIDWEYAGMQDPHVDIAMFCIYSLYSRNQVDYLIDLYFKGEVTRMIRTKIYAYIASAGLLWSNWCEYKRSLGIDFGEYSLCQYRYAKEYSKLVLATLEEL, from the coding sequence ATGAACGTTCAAAAACTAGATATTCTGAACGCAATTCGAAAGAATCCTAACGTGAATCAACGAGAAATTGCAAATCAATCAGGATATTCATTAGGATTTGTGAATCGTGTAGTAAAAGAATTACAGGAAGAAAAATGGCTTTTTTCAACAGGAGAATTAAGTGAAAAGGCTAAAACATTTATAAAAGAAAATCAACCAAAGCGCGCGGTTATTTTAGCAGCAGGATTTGGGATGCGAATGGTTCCAATTAATACGGAAATTCCAAAAGGATTAATGGAAGTAAAAGGAGAAGTCTTAATCGAAAGAATGATTCGTCATCTTCATGAAGTAGGCATTACAGACATTCAAGTAGTAGTTGGCTTTATGAAAGAAAAATATGAATATTTAATCGATGAATTCCAAGTTAAATTAGTTGTAAATTCTGAATACCAAGTAAAAAATAATTTACATTCTTTAAGTAAAGTAAAATCATCATTAGACAAAACTTATATTATCCCTTGTGATATTTGGTCCGAAGAAAATCCGTTTAGTGATTTTGAACCATATTCATGGTATATGGTTAGTGACGCAATGTCTGCTGACAGTACCGTTCGTGTGAATCGTAAAAGAGAATTAGTGATGATTGACGAAACTGAGGAAGGGAACCAAATGATTGGTCTATCTTATCTAATGGGAGAAGAAGCTACGCTTGTTCAAGAAAAATTACAAGAGTTTTCAAAGAAAGCTTCTTATGATCATGAATTTTGGGAATGTACTTTACAAAATAAAAATAAATGGCTCATTCCTTCTAAAGTGGTGAACTCTAAACAATTGATTGAGATTAACACCTATGAACAACTACGAGAAATAGATGAAAATTCTGCGAACTTACAAACAGATGCCATTTCAATTATTCAAGATTGTTTTAATGTCAAAGTTGATGAAATTAAAAATATTACCGTTTTGAAAAAAGGAATGACGAATCGTTCGTTCTTATTCGAATGTCAAAATCAAAAATATATTATGCGAATTCCTGGTGAAGGAACGGATCATCTAATTAATCGAAAAGAAGAAGCAGACGTTTATCAAGCTTTAGAAAATCGACAAATTTGTGATGATGTTTTATACATGAATCCAGATAATGGGTATAAAATTACAGCTTATTTAGAAGATGCTACAAACTGTGATGCAGAAAACTGGAATGAAGTAGAAGCTTGTATGATTAAACTAAGAGAATTCCATGAATTAAACTTAACAGTCAATCATCGCTTTGATATTTTTGGTCAAATTGATTTTTATGAAAGTTTATGGAATGGAGAAAAATCTTATTTTAAAGACTATGAAAAAACAAAAGCAGCTATTTTTGAATTAAAGAAATGGATTGATACATTAGAGAAGAAAGAGACTCTTGTTCATATTGATGCTGTTCCAGATAACTTCTTATTTACAAAAGATGGCATTCGAATTATTGATTGGGAATATGCAGGAATGCAAGATCCCCATGTTGATATTGCGATGTTTTGTATTTATTCATTGTATTCAAGAAATCAAGTGGATTATTTAATTGATTTATACTTCAAAGGAGAAGTTACGCGAATGATTCGCACTAAAATTTATGCGTATATTGCAAGTGCAGGATTATTATGGAGTAATTGGTGCGAATATAAGCGCAGTTTAGGAATTGATTTTGGAGAATATTCATTATGTCAGTATCGTTATGCAAAAGAATATTCTAAATTAGTGTTAGCTACATTAGAGGAACTATGA
- a CDS encoding serine hydrolase, giving the protein MKKLAKVLVAVSLLFLGYSMNTIGAETVDIVELTKNAGYDVNPADKPKASIVVDAYTGKILWQDHIDEVRDPASISKVMTVYLVMEAIAKGELSIQQKITATKEDQAISTIYAISNNKIVEGVEYPIEELLKMALVPSSNVATLMLANAITTDSAKFIEKMNAKAKELGMNHTHFNNASGAVAELFQGYYQPEGYDASKPNQTTARDLAILAMDLMNRYPQVLQYTNSPVVKTMEGTPYEEKFDTYNYSIPGAKYGIEGVNGLKTGSSGYGAFNYVATYEKDKMKLVEVVLGVGDWSNQNGEFIRHTFGNAILNYVLEHFSYQTILPAGEHDFDGHKITTNQSLEMILEKGKTPEWQVANKKVSVTLKGEFLKENQKNPSVDVVAESGFADLPKEPEKRQQTLQVYIIQNAFAFAVILGGSILFLLVLWGEHRAKNRRMKKRKKKSVERKIFD; this is encoded by the coding sequence TTGAAAAAATTAGCGAAAGTTTTGGTGGCTGTTTCGTTACTATTTTTAGGATATTCCATGAATACTATTGGAGCAGAAACAGTAGATATTGTTGAATTAACAAAAAATGCAGGTTATGACGTTAATCCAGCAGATAAACCGAAAGCTTCCATTGTCGTAGATGCCTACACAGGAAAAATTTTGTGGCAAGATCATATTGATGAAGTGCGTGATCCAGCAAGTATTAGTAAAGTGATGACCGTTTACTTAGTGATGGAAGCTATTGCTAAAGGTGAATTATCAATTCAACAAAAAATTACAGCTACAAAAGAAGACCAAGCAATTTCAACTATTTATGCGATTAGTAATAATAAAATTGTGGAAGGTGTCGAGTATCCGATTGAAGAATTGTTGAAAATGGCACTTGTTCCATCCTCAAATGTAGCGACACTAATGTTAGCTAATGCAATTACAACTGATTCTGCAAAATTTATTGAAAAAATGAATGCTAAAGCAAAAGAATTAGGAATGAATCATACACATTTTAATAATGCTTCTGGTGCTGTAGCAGAATTGTTCCAAGGATATTATCAACCAGAAGGTTATGATGCTTCCAAACCGAATCAAACAACAGCTCGAGATTTAGCAATTTTAGCAATGGATTTAATGAATCGATATCCACAAGTATTACAATATACTAATTCACCTGTTGTAAAAACAATGGAAGGTACACCTTATGAAGAAAAATTCGATACGTATAATTATTCAATTCCAGGTGCTAAATATGGAATCGAAGGTGTCAATGGATTAAAAACAGGATCGAGTGGATATGGAGCTTTTAACTACGTTGCAACTTATGAAAAAGATAAAATGAAACTGGTAGAAGTTGTTCTTGGTGTAGGAGATTGGTCAAATCAAAATGGAGAATTTATTCGACATACATTTGGAAATGCGATTTTAAACTATGTATTAGAACATTTTTCTTATCAAACAATTTTACCAGCTGGTGAACATGATTTTGATGGTCATAAAATAACAACGAATCAATCCCTTGAGATGATTTTGGAAAAAGGGAAAACTCCTGAATGGCAAGTAGCTAATAAAAAGGTGAGTGTAACGTTAAAAGGAGAGTTCTTAAAAGAAAATCAAAAAAATCCGAGTGTAGACGTAGTTGCAGAAAGTGGTTTTGCTGATTTACCAAAAGAACCTGAGAAAAGACAACAAACACTTCAAGTGTATATTATTCAAAATGCATTTGCTTTTGCAGTCATATTAGGTGGTTCTATTTTATTTTTATTAGTTTTATGGGGAGAACATCGAGCAAAAAATCGTAGAATGAAAAAAAGAAAAAAGAAAAGTGTTGAACGGAAAATTTTTGATTAA
- the greA gene encoding transcription elongation factor GreA: MTEKLYPMTLEGKAKLEAELEELKVVKRKEIVERIKIARSYGDLSENSEYESAKDEQAFVEGRITTLEKMIRFAEIIDDNNVEKDIVSLGRKITFIELPNGEEESYTIVGSAEANPIEGKISNDSPIAKGILGKKLNDEVVIQTPGGDMKVRITKIESV; the protein is encoded by the coding sequence ATGACTGAGAAATTATATCCAATGACACTTGAAGGTAAAGCTAAATTAGAAGCTGAATTGGAAGAACTAAAAGTAGTTAAACGTAAAGAAATCGTTGAGCGTATTAAAATTGCTCGTAGTTATGGTGACTTATCTGAAAATTCAGAGTACGAATCAGCTAAAGATGAACAAGCCTTTGTTGAAGGAAGAATTACAACTCTTGAAAAAATGATTCGTTTTGCTGAAATTATTGATGATAATAATGTCGAAAAAGATATCGTTTCATTAGGACGTAAAATTACTTTTATTGAATTACCAAATGGTGAAGAAGAATCTTATACAATTGTAGGAAGCGCAGAAGCAAATCCTATTGAAGGAAAAATTTCAAATGATTCTCCAATTGCAAAAGGAATTCTTGGTAAAAAATTAAATGACGAAGTTGTCATCCAAACCCCTGGCGGAGATATGAAAGTAAGAATTACAAAAATTGAATCTGTATAA
- the udk gene encoding uridine kinase, translating to MKKKPIVIGVTGGSGSGKTTVSRKILDHFPELSIVKIDQDFYYKDQSDMPFEDRLKTNYDHPFAFDTDLLIEHMNKLINFESIDEPVYDYENHTRSDRTIHQEPKDVILIEGILILEDERLRNLMDIKVYVDTDDDIRIIRRIKRDMVERGRTLDSIIQQYIGVVKPMYHQFIEPTKKFADIIIPEGGSNAVAIDLMTTKIASILSDLA from the coding sequence ATGAAAAAGAAGCCGATTGTTATTGGAGTGACTGGTGGTTCTGGTAGTGGTAAAACTACTGTTAGTAGAAAGATTTTGGATCATTTTCCAGAATTAAGTATTGTGAAAATTGACCAAGACTTCTATTATAAAGACCAAAGTGATATGCCTTTTGAAGATCGTTTAAAAACGAACTATGACCATCCATTTGCATTTGATACGGATTTATTAATTGAACATATGAATAAATTAATTAATTTCGAATCGATTGATGAGCCAGTCTATGATTATGAAAATCATACAAGAAGTGACCGTACCATTCATCAAGAACCAAAAGATGTGATTCTAATTGAAGGAATTTTAATTTTGGAAGATGAACGTTTACGTAATTTAATGGATATTAAAGTGTATGTTGATACAGATGATGATATTCGTATTATTCGACGTATTAAACGAGATATGGTTGAACGTGGTAGAACACTGGATTCGATTATTCAGCAATATATTGGAGTTGTAAAACCAATGTATCATCAATTTATTGAACCTACTAAGAAATTTGCGGATATTATTATCCCTGAAGGTGGCTCTAATGCTGTTGCAATTGACTTAATGACAACAAAAATTGCGTCTATTTTAAGTGATTTAGCATAA
- the mltG gene encoding endolytic transglycosylase MltG, producing MSKKERFRTEFIYENDELRAIRKKESKITRNIVRFFALIFTVVILCGGAYGYYYVSKSLKPVDVKQTQTVEVEIPAGSSVKQIAKILEDNKLIRNAKIFNFYIKFKNVAGFKAGFYQLSPSMDLDQILGQLTDGGKDKSANVAKVVVREGETLIGIAEEIEKSTKYSKDDFMDKVQEQAFIDQLVQKFPRLLKDAQKAKNVRYFLEGYLFPATYDADENKTLQMIIEEMVAKTDSVLSKYYAKISQGDYNVHEILTMASLLEKEGYKLEDRQNIASVFYNRLKKNMMLQTDISVLYALGEHKEVVTLKDLEVNSPYNLYKYRGLGPGPFNSPSEEAILAAVDPAQTDYEYFVADIQTKEVYFAKTYDEHLVLKAKYVDKE from the coding sequence ATGTCAAAAAAAGAACGTTTTAGAACAGAATTCATCTATGAAAATGATGAATTAAGAGCTATCCGAAAGAAAGAATCTAAAATCACACGAAATATTGTTAGATTTTTTGCGTTGATATTTACAGTAGTAATCCTTTGTGGTGGAGCATATGGTTATTATTATGTTTCTAAATCATTGAAACCAGTAGACGTAAAACAAACCCAAACAGTAGAAGTTGAAATTCCAGCAGGATCTTCCGTGAAGCAAATTGCTAAAATATTAGAAGATAATAAGCTTATTCGAAATGCGAAAATTTTTAATTTCTATATTAAATTCAAAAATGTAGCTGGATTTAAAGCAGGATTTTATCAATTATCTCCATCGATGGATTTAGACCAAATTTTAGGGCAACTAACAGATGGTGGGAAAGATAAATCTGCAAATGTAGCAAAAGTAGTTGTACGTGAAGGTGAAACTTTAATAGGAATTGCCGAAGAAATTGAAAAATCTACGAAATATTCGAAAGATGACTTTATGGATAAAGTACAAGAACAAGCTTTTATTGATCAATTAGTACAAAAATTTCCACGATTATTGAAAGATGCTCAAAAAGCCAAAAATGTTCGTTATTTCCTAGAAGGATATTTATTCCCTGCAACTTATGATGCAGATGAAAATAAAACATTACAAATGATTATTGAAGAAATGGTTGCTAAAACAGATAGTGTCTTATCCAAATATTATGCAAAAATTTCTCAAGGAGACTATAATGTCCATGAAATTTTAACGATGGCTTCTTTACTAGAAAAAGAAGGATATAAATTAGAAGACCGTCAAAATATTGCCAGTGTTTTCTATAATCGCCTGAAAAAGAATATGATGTTGCAAACGGATATTTCAGTTCTTTATGCTCTAGGTGAACATAAAGAAGTTGTCACATTAAAAGATTTAGAAGTAAATTCTCCATATAATTTATACAAGTATAGAGGTTTAGGACCTGGACCGTTTAATAGTCCAAGTGAAGAAGCGATTTTAGCGGCTGTTGATCCAGCTCAAACTGATTACGAATATTTCGTAGCAGATATTCAAACAAAAGAAGTTTATTTTGCAAAAACATATGATGAACACTTAGTATTAAAAGCCAAATACGTTGATAAGGAGTAA
- a CDS encoding DUF1292 domain-containing protein produces the protein MTEHTHEHDGHEHITIIDEEGNEVLHEVLFTFDSEDFGKSYVLVYPAGIPEGEEVELQAFSYVEAEDGTEGDLLPIETDEEWDMIEEVLNTFLDEEEE, from the coding sequence ATGACAGAACATACACATGAACATGATGGACATGAACATATTACAATTATTGATGAAGAGGGAAATGAAGTCTTACATGAGGTTTTATTTACTTTTGATTCAGAAGATTTTGGTAAATCATATGTTTTAGTATATCCTGCAGGAATTCCAGAGGGAGAAGAAGTTGAACTTCAAGCATTTTCATATGTTGAAGCTGAAGATGGTACTGAAGGTGACTTACTTCCTATTGAAACGGATGAAGAATGGGATATGATTGAGGAAGTTCTAAATACTTTCTTAGATGAAGAAGAAGAATAA
- the ruvX gene encoding Holliday junction resolvase RuvX yields the protein MRVMGLDVGSKTVGVAISDPLGWTAQGVETIAINEAASEFGFNRVVELVKEYEVEKIVIGMPKNMNNTAGPRAEASQKYGRSLEKRLEIPIVFHDERLTTMQAERMLVEEANVSRKKRKEVIDKLAAVIILQNYLDLNIK from the coding sequence ATGAGAGTAATGGGATTAGATGTCGGCAGTAAAACGGTTGGAGTTGCGATTAGTGACCCACTTGGTTGGACTGCTCAAGGTGTTGAAACGATTGCGATTAATGAGGCTGCAAGTGAATTTGGTTTTAACCGTGTGGTGGAATTGGTTAAAGAATATGAAGTTGAGAAGATTGTTATCGGTATGCCAAAAAACATGAATAATACAGCTGGGCCAAGAGCGGAAGCTTCACAAAAATATGGTAGAAGTTTAGAAAAGCGATTAGAAATTCCTATCGTTTTTCATGATGAACGGTTAACAACGATGCAAGCAGAAAGGATGCTTGTTGAGGAGGCGAATGTTTCTCGTAAAAAGAGAAAAGAAGTTATTGATAAGTTAGCAGCTGTCATCATTTTACAAAATTATTTAGATTTAAATATTAAATAG
- a CDS encoding IreB family regulatory phosphoprotein encodes MSSMDETVLFNFHNKDEKTVQETLTIVYDALNEKGYSAVNQIVGYLLSGDPAYIPRHRDARNLVRRHERDEIIEELIRHYIRSTGRDC; translated from the coding sequence ATGAGTTCAATGGATGAAACAGTTCTATTTAACTTTCATAATAAAGATGAAAAAACAGTACAAGAGACACTAACAATTGTTTACGATGCATTAAACGAAAAAGGTTATAGTGCAGTGAATCAAATTGTTGGGTACTTATTATCTGGTGATCCAGCTTATATTCCTCGACATCGTGATGCTAGAAATCTAGTAAGACGTCACGAACGTGATGAAATTATCGAAGAATTAATCCGCCATTATATTCGTTCGACAGGTAGAGATTGTTAA
- the alaS gene encoding alanine--tRNA ligase yields MKKLSSSEIRQMYLDFFQEKGHKVHPSASLIPVNDPTLLWINSGVATLKKYFDGTETPEVPRITNAQKSIRTNDIENVGHTARHHTLFEMMGNFSIGDYFKEEVIPWAWEFLTSEKWLALDPNRLYVTYYPKDLETKQLWMEKVGLPEDHIIPVEDNFWDIGAGPCGPDTEIFYDRGEKYQTLAEDDPENYPGGENERYLEIWNLVFSQFNHMPDGTYPPLPHKNVDTGMGLERVVSVIQDTPTNFETDLFMPIIQQLEQLSAGKKYNTSKDLDVSFKVIADHIRAVSFAIGDGALPSNEGRGYIIRRLIRRSVMHGQRLGIQGSFLTKLVPTVASIMHSYYPEVTENLEFIQKVIANEENRFQETIHDGLAILETVFAEMKEKNQTVLSGENAFKLYDTYGFPYELTLEYASDNGYEVDEEGFQAEMKAQKERARAARNTETSMNVQSAVLRDITVESSFVGYDRTTDKGVLKAIVFEDELVESASEDTRVQVVFEQTPFYAEMGGQLSDHGVIKDESGQVVATVVQVKKAPNGQPLHTIDVIAPMQLNSTYVLEVDQQERAKLIKNHTATHLLHQALKEVLGTHANQAGSLVAPGYLRFDFSHFGQVTAEELAEMERIVNEKIWAALDVVTIETTLEEAKKLGAMALFGEKYGNKVRMVNIANWSIELCGGVHVSNTQEIGLFKIISESGIGAGVRRIEAVTSQEAFELLAKHELLLKQIASDVKAVQLDSTPERVSHLQQELKEAQHEIVALKAKLMKSEVADLFESVSTAGNYSFITVHLPNKDMNELRQLADTWRQKAASDVFVVATNEGEKANLLAAVSKDANEKGIKAGDIIKAIALHIQGGGGGRPDMAQAGGKNPAGIPAALKAVEEFLAQA; encoded by the coding sequence ATGAAAAAATTATCTAGTAGCGAAATTCGTCAAATGTATCTTGATTTTTTCCAAGAGAAAGGACATAAGGTACACCCAAGTGCAAGTTTAATTCCTGTTAATGATCCAACATTATTATGGATTAACTCAGGGGTGGCTACGTTAAAAAAATATTTTGATGGAACAGAGACTCCAGAAGTTCCAAGAATTACAAATGCTCAAAAGAGTATTCGTACAAATGATATTGAAAATGTAGGTCACACTGCAAGACACCATACATTATTTGAAATGATGGGGAACTTTTCAATTGGAGATTATTTCAAAGAAGAAGTAATTCCATGGGCTTGGGAATTTTTAACAAGTGAAAAATGGTTAGCATTAGACCCAAATCGTTTATATGTAACGTATTATCCAAAAGATTTAGAAACAAAACAATTATGGATGGAAAAAGTGGGATTACCAGAAGACCATATTATTCCAGTAGAAGATAACTTCTGGGATATCGGTGCTGGACCATGTGGACCAGATACTGAGATTTTCTATGACCGTGGTGAAAAATATCAAACATTAGCTGAAGATGATCCTGAAAATTATCCAGGAGGAGAAAACGAACGTTACTTAGAAATTTGGAACTTAGTATTCTCTCAATTTAACCATATGCCAGATGGTACTTATCCTCCATTACCACATAAAAACGTCGATACGGGGATGGGATTAGAGCGTGTTGTTTCTGTAATTCAAGATACTCCAACAAACTTTGAAACAGATTTATTCATGCCAATTATTCAACAATTAGAACAACTAAGTGCTGGTAAAAAATATAATACTTCAAAAGATTTAGATGTTTCATTTAAAGTTATTGCTGACCATATTCGTGCAGTAAGCTTTGCGATTGGTGATGGTGCGTTACCTTCAAATGAAGGACGTGGATATATTATCCGTCGTTTAATTCGTCGTTCAGTAATGCATGGTCAACGTTTAGGAATTCAAGGTTCATTCTTAACAAAATTAGTTCCAACTGTGGCAAGTATTATGCATAGTTACTATCCAGAAGTTACTGAAAATCTTGAATTTATTCAAAAAGTAATTGCAAATGAAGAAAATCGTTTCCAAGAAACCATTCATGATGGACTTGCAATTTTAGAAACAGTATTTGCTGAAATGAAAGAGAAAAATCAAACAGTTTTATCAGGTGAAAATGCTTTTAAACTATATGATACTTATGGCTTCCCTTATGAATTAACATTAGAATATGCTAGCGATAATGGTTATGAAGTAGATGAAGAAGGATTCCAAGCTGAAATGAAAGCGCAAAAAGAACGTGCTCGTGCAGCTCGTAATACAGAAACTTCTATGAATGTTCAATCAGCTGTTTTACGTGATATTACAGTAGAAAGCTCATTTGTTGGATATGACCGTACAACAGATAAAGGTGTACTAAAAGCTATTGTATTTGAAGATGAATTAGTAGAATCAGCTTCAGAAGACACAAGAGTACAAGTTGTTTTCGAGCAAACTCCATTCTATGCAGAAATGGGTGGACAATTATCTGACCATGGTGTGATTAAAGATGAATCAGGTCAAGTAGTTGCAACTGTCGTTCAAGTGAAGAAAGCTCCAAATGGTCAACCATTACACACAATTGATGTAATTGCTCCAATGCAATTAAACTCAACTTATGTATTAGAAGTAGATCAACAAGAGCGTGCTAAATTAATTAAAAACCACACTGCAACTCACTTATTACACCAAGCATTAAAAGAAGTATTAGGAACACATGCAAACCAAGCAGGTTCATTAGTAGCTCCAGGATACTTACGTTTCGACTTTAGCCACTTTGGACAAGTAACAGCTGAAGAATTGGCTGAAATGGAACGTATTGTAAATGAAAAAATTTGGGCAGCTTTAGATGTAGTGACAATTGAAACTACATTAGAAGAAGCGAAAAAATTAGGAGCAATGGCTTTATTCGGCGAAAAATATGGTAATAAAGTTCGTATGGTAAACATTGCAAATTGGTCTATTGAATTATGTGGTGGGGTTCATGTTTCAAATACGCAAGAAATTGGTCTATTCAAGATTATTTCTGAATCTGGTATTGGTGCGGGCGTTCGCCGTATTGAAGCTGTAACTAGTCAAGAAGCATTTGAGTTATTAGCAAAGCATGAATTGTTATTAAAACAAATTGCAAGTGATGTTAAAGCTGTTCAATTAGATAGTACACCTGAACGAGTTTCTCATTTACAACAAGAATTAAAAGAAGCTCAACATGAAATTGTTGCGTTAAAAGCGAAATTAATGAAATCTGAAGTAGCAGACCTATTTGAATCTGTATCTACAGCAGGAAACTATTCATTTATTACAGTTCATTTACCTAATAAAGATATGAATGAATTACGTCAATTAGCGGATACTTGGAGACAAAAAGCAGCAAGTGATGTATTTGTAGTTGCTACAAATGAAGGTGAAAAAGCGAATTTATTAGCTGCAGTTTCTAAAGATGCGAATGAAAAAGGAATTAAAGCAGGAGATATTATTAAAGCCATTGCTTTACATATTCAAGGTGGCGGTGGTGGCCGTCCAGACATGGCTCAAGCGGGTGGTAAAAATCCAGCAGGTATTCCAGCTGCGTTAAAAGCGGTAGAAGAATTCTTGGCTCAAGCTTAA
- a CDS encoding ISNCY family transposase gives MNEKIKYEVIKKVVEGKKSKQRAECELGLSRRQINRYIQRFSAEGRPGFKHKNAGRKCSFAISSEIKQQIIALYSSRYNGFNFIHFHEFLRSHENISVSLSSLRNILAEANCLSPKARKATKRKMKKKLVLEKKQKKENYSDSSDSSVKENIVPLEKAHPSRPRKKYAGELLQMDASPFVWFGEEVSHLHIAVDDCTGMIVGAYFDHQETLKGYYEVTAQFLEKYGIPVKILTDRRSVFIYNQKKKKDSSSDGETLTQYGYMCKTLGVSLDTTSVPQAKGRVERFFGTLQSRLASELYLYNIQTFEEANLYLQSFVENFNKQFAFPLKDTQNAFEKLDTTLSINQLLSKHTFRTVSAGHSIKYKNNAYRFIDANGEQIYLLRNSRVMVIETLDEQLFASLNDKLYALEVIKEHEAVSKDLDLETIEQVEKKLKNLIFHLCHILGKHSLIRII, from the coding sequence ATGAACGAAAAAATTAAATATGAAGTCATTAAAAAAGTTGTAGAAGGAAAAAAATCAAAACAAAGAGCAGAATGCGAATTAGGATTATCTCGTAGACAAATTAATCGTTATATTCAACGATTTTCTGCTGAAGGTCGTCCTGGTTTTAAACATAAAAATGCTGGTAGGAAATGTTCCTTTGCCATTTCGTCTGAAATAAAACAACAAATTATTGCTCTTTATAGTTCTAGATATAATGGGTTTAATTTTATTCATTTTCATGAATTTCTACGTTCTCATGAGAATATTTCAGTGTCTTTAAGTTCTTTAAGAAATATTCTTGCTGAAGCAAATTGCCTTTCTCCTAAAGCTCGTAAAGCAACGAAAAGAAAGATGAAGAAAAAATTAGTACTCGAAAAAAAACAAAAGAAGGAAAACTATAGTGATAGTTCTGATTCCTCTGTTAAAGAAAATATCGTTCCTTTAGAAAAGGCTCATCCATCTCGTCCTAGAAAAAAATACGCTGGTGAATTATTGCAGATGGATGCTTCGCCTTTTGTTTGGTTTGGAGAAGAGGTGTCGCATTTACATATCGCTGTTGATGATTGTACTGGGATGATTGTCGGAGCTTATTTTGATCATCAAGAAACGTTGAAAGGCTATTACGAAGTAACCGCTCAATTTTTAGAAAAATACGGAATTCCTGTTAAAATTTTAACGGATAGACGTTCTGTTTTTATATACAATCAGAAAAAAAAGAAGGATTCCTCTTCCGACGGAGAAACCCTTACTCAATATGGATATATGTGTAAAACTCTAGGTGTTTCCTTAGATACTACCTCTGTTCCTCAAGCAAAAGGACGGGTTGAACGTTTCTTTGGCACCTTACAAAGCCGCCTCGCAAGCGAATTGTATCTTTACAATATCCAAACTTTTGAAGAAGCAAATCTTTATTTACAATCCTTTGTTGAAAATTTTAATAAACAATTTGCTTTCCCTCTTAAGGATACACAAAATGCTTTCGAAAAGCTAGATACAACATTATCGATTAATCAATTATTGTCAAAACATACATTTAGAACGGTATCAGCAGGGCATTCTATTAAATATAAAAACAATGCTTATCGTTTTATTGATGCGAATGGTGAACAAATTTATTTACTACGAAACTCTAGAGTAATGGTTATAGAAACACTAGATGAACAATTATTCGCTAGTTTAAATGATAAATTATATGCTTTAGAAGTTATTAAAGAGCATGAGGCTGTGTCTAAGGATCTTGACTTAGAAACGATCGAACAGGTAGAAAAAAAGCTAAAAAACCTCATATTCCACCTATGTCACATCCTTGGAAAGCACAGTCTTATCAGAATTATTTAA